DNA from Streptomyces luteogriseus:
TCAGCCTCGACCCCGCGCACCCCGAGCGCGAACCGCGCTCGGGGTGACGTGGGGCGGGGCGGCTACGGCAGCGCCAGCATCCGCTCCAGGGCCAGCTTCGCGAAGGCCTCCGTCTCCTTGTCCACCTCGATGCGGTTGACGAGGTTGCCCTCGGCCAGCGACTCCAGGGTCCAGACCAGGTGGGGGAGGTCGATGCGGTTCATGGTCGAGCAGAAGCAGACCGTCTTGTCGAGGAAGACGATCTCCTTGCCCTCGGGCGCGAAACGGTTCGCCAGGCGGCGGACCAGGTTCAGCTCCGTGCCGATGGCCCATTTCGAGCCGGCCGGCGCGGCCTCCAGCGCCTTGATGATGTACTCCGTCGAACCGACGTGGTCCGCCGCGGCCACGACCTCGTGCTTGCACTCGGGGTGGACCAGGACGTTCACGCCCGGGATGCGCTCGCGCACGTCGTTCACCGAGTCCAGGCTGAAGCGGCCGTGCACCGAGCAGTGGCCGCGCCACAGGATCATCTTCGCCGCGCGCAGCTCGTCGGCGGTCAGTCCGCCGTTCGGCTTGTGCGGGTTGTAGAGGACGCAGTCCTCCAGGGACATGCCCATGTCGCGCACGGCGGTGTTGCGGCCCAGGTGCTGGTCCGGCAGGAAGAGCACCTTCTCGCCCTGCTCGAAGGCCCAGTCCAGGGCCCGCTTGGCGTTGGACGAGGTGCAGATCGTGCCCCCGTGCTTGCCGGTGAACGCCTTGATGTCGGCGGAGGAGTTCATGTACGAGACGGGCACGACCTGCTCGGCTATCCCGGCCTCGGTCAGCACGTCCCAGCACTCGGCGACCTGCTCGGCCGTCGCCATGTCGGCCATCGAGCAGCCGGCGGCGAGGTCGGGCAGCACGACCTTCTGGTCGTCGGACGTCAGGATGTCGGCCGACTCCGCCATGAAGTGCACGCCGCAGAACACGATGTACTCGGCCTCGGGGCGGGCGGCCGCGTCCCGGGCCAGCTTGAACGAGTCACCCGTCACGTCGGCGAACTGGATGACCTCGTCGCGCTGGTAGTGGTGGCCGAGCACGAAGACCTTGTCCCCGAGCTTCTCCTTC
Protein-coding regions in this window:
- the nadA gene encoding quinolinate synthase NadA translates to MTTAQTQELDVQPTPLALLLLGREADPKSERGVECPGDLPSPSDPDLVERARKAKEKLGDKVFVLGHHYQRDEVIQFADVTGDSFKLARDAAARPEAEYIVFCGVHFMAESADILTSDDQKVVLPDLAAGCSMADMATAEQVAECWDVLTEAGIAEQVVPVSYMNSSADIKAFTGKHGGTICTSSNAKRALDWAFEQGEKVLFLPDQHLGRNTAVRDMGMSLEDCVLYNPHKPNGGLTADELRAAKMILWRGHCSVHGRFSLDSVNDVRERIPGVNVLVHPECKHEVVAAADHVGSTEYIIKALEAAPAGSKWAIGTELNLVRRLANRFAPEGKEIVFLDKTVCFCSTMNRIDLPHLVWTLESLAEGNLVNRIEVDKETEAFAKLALERMLALP